In Longimicrobium sp., the genomic stretch CGCACCATCGCGTGCAGCTCCGCTCGCGACGCGGCGGGGACGATGCGCCCCGCCACGCGGCAGCGCGTGCAGGCCACGCCGCCCGCCGTGGTGTCGAAGCGCACCGGCTCGGCGGGCACCAGCGGGCGCTCGCAGACGATGCAGTGGTCGGTCGTGGGCTCGAAGCCGAAGAGCGAGACCAGCGTCCACGCGCCGGTCAGCGCCGCCCGCAGCGCCTCGTCGGCGTCGCCCGCGGCGGCCATGGCGTCGAGCGCGGCGGCCAGCGCCTCGTAGACCGCGGGGTGCGACTCCTCCGTCCCCGCGTGCAGCACCAGCTCGGCCAGCAGCGACGCGCCGGCGAACGCGGCCAGCGAGCGGCCCAGCGCCTGGCGGCTGCGCAGCAGGTCGAAGCCGCTGAGCGTGTGCAGGTCGCGCCCGTAGCGGTAGTAGAAGGTGGCGTTCCCCTCGGTGAACGGCTCCAGCACGCCGCCGTACCGGCTCTTCGGCCGCAGCGCGCCCTTGGCGATGACCGACACCAGCCCGTGGTCCCACGTGTACAGCCGCAGGATCTTGCTGGTCTCGCTGTACGGGAACGCCTGCAGCACCAGCGCCCGCGTGGTCACCAGCGCCACGGCTCGCCCCCTCCCCTACCCCGCCGCGCGCCGCCGGCGCGCGGAGAGCACCGTGCCGCCCACGAGGATGGCGCCGGCGATGGCCAGCGCGGCCCAGCGCGGGTCCACCGGCGGCGGCTGGGGGCCGCGCCAGTCCAGCGCGGCGCGCGCGTCGGCGCGCAGCCCGGTGGCGGCGTAGCGGGTGAACTGCACCCCTTCGGCCTCGAACGCCACGCCGTCGCCGAGCCCGCGCGCCTTCACGTCGGGCGCGGGCTGGCGCACGTACACGTTCAGCGAGTCGGTCGCGCGGCCGAGGGCCACGGGGAGGCGCTTGACCTTCGCGGGAAGGCGGTAGCGGAAGATCAGCTCGCGCTCGCCGGGGATCAGCGGCTGGGTGAGCCAGGCGCGGTCGCCCATGCGCACCATCCCGCCGCCGCCGGTGCGCACGCTGTCGGCGCGGTCGCCCTCGCCCGCCTCGAACGACTCGCTCCCCGGCGGCAGCTGGAGCGAGACGACCGGCTTCTGGTCGGGCA encodes the following:
- the recO gene encoding DNA repair protein RecO, with amino-acid sequence MALVTTRALVLQAFPYSETSKILRLYTWDHGLVSVIAKGALRPKSRYGGVLEPFTEGNATFYYRYGRDLHTLSGFDLLRSRQALGRSLAAFAGASLLAELVLHAGTEESHPAVYEALAAALDAMAAAGDADEALRAALTGAWTLVSLFGFEPTTDHCIVCERPLVPAEPVRFDTTAGGVACTRCRVAGRIVPAASRAELHAMVRGRAPAEPLADAGLHRALLRVFLETHVQQDRPFRSLELFLDQFAAAVPADAGEADDD